One stretch of Akkermansia massiliensis DNA includes these proteins:
- the lptB gene encoding LPS export ABC transporter ATP-binding protein: MSSPLSTHLLRAEGICKTYKTRTVVDQVSLTVGHGEIVGLLGPNGAGKTTSFYMVAGLVRPDEGRVIFAGENITELPMNLRARRGMGYLPQEESIFRKLSVEDNLLAILQTRKDMTSRQQKDRAVELMDRFGITKLRRSMAIQLSGGEKRRLTIARALATSPKLLMLDEPFSGVDPIAVSDIQKIVMELRDTDGLSILITDHNVRETLHIVDRAYILFEGKVIKHGTSEEIANDPIARKQYLGDQFRM, from the coding sequence GTGAGCTCCCCCCTATCCACCCATCTGCTGAGAGCCGAAGGCATCTGCAAAACCTATAAAACGCGGACCGTCGTGGACCAGGTCAGCCTGACGGTGGGCCATGGCGAGATCGTAGGCCTGCTGGGGCCGAACGGCGCGGGAAAAACCACCTCCTTCTACATGGTGGCGGGGCTCGTGCGCCCGGACGAAGGCCGCGTGATTTTTGCGGGCGAGAATATCACGGAACTGCCGATGAACCTGCGCGCCAGGCGCGGCATGGGCTACCTGCCGCAGGAGGAGTCCATCTTCCGCAAGCTTTCCGTGGAGGACAACCTCCTGGCCATTCTCCAGACCCGCAAGGACATGACCTCCCGCCAGCAGAAGGACCGCGCCGTGGAGCTGATGGACCGCTTCGGCATCACCAAGCTGCGCCGCTCCATGGCCATCCAGCTTTCCGGCGGGGAAAAGAGGCGGCTGACCATCGCCCGCGCCCTCGCCACCAGCCCCAAACTGCTGATGCTGGACGAACCGTTCAGCGGCGTGGACCCCATCGCCGTTTCAGACATCCAGAAGATCGTCATGGAGCTGCGCGATACGGACGGCCTTTCCATCCTGATTACGGACCACAACGTGCGGGAAACCCTGCACATCGTGGACCGCGCCTACATCCTGTTTGAAGGGAAGGTCATCAAGCACGGCACTTCCGAGGAAATCGCCAACGACCCCATCGCCCGCAAGCAGTATCTGGGCGACCAGTTCCGCATGTAA
- a CDS encoding LptA/OstA family protein — protein sequence MKKLSSLLLLALTGGLACGATDGVPAHIVQPLPKELDPRLEPPLAPPSGIVRPLTAEETARRERELAPVPTAGLKEDGEKAIEAYNVKEKTVDGQIQEFRQQHQVTGNAAAPAADTAPAAPNPEENFMRANSSNNLYSVDCDGDLYFDMEEGVLVFMKNVRVRNPNLSMDCADHLKIYAEFVPKKPGDKKPSERKQEKEKEKEKEGEKPQVALPNGGNFDYNSIKTVAASGNVKASYTNKEGETSNAQADKITYNAKTGEIILTGSPVIITPDAIIKNPNKDAFIRVYSNGNMYSSRGTKTTFRHVDKKLSDRDKQKTNRKP from the coding sequence ATGAAAAAACTTTCCTCCCTGCTGCTGCTCGCCCTGACCGGAGGTCTTGCCTGCGGCGCCACTGACGGCGTTCCCGCCCATATCGTACAGCCTTTGCCCAAGGAACTGGATCCACGCCTGGAGCCGCCCCTGGCTCCCCCCTCCGGCATCGTGCGTCCCCTGACGGCGGAGGAAACCGCCCGGAGGGAACGGGAACTGGCCCCCGTTCCGACCGCGGGCCTGAAGGAAGACGGTGAGAAGGCGATTGAAGCGTACAACGTGAAGGAAAAGACCGTTGACGGGCAGATTCAGGAATTCCGCCAGCAGCACCAGGTCACCGGCAATGCCGCCGCCCCGGCTGCGGACACCGCTCCCGCTGCGCCCAATCCGGAAGAGAACTTCATGCGCGCCAATTCCTCAAACAACCTGTACTCCGTAGATTGTGACGGGGACCTGTACTTCGACATGGAAGAAGGCGTGCTGGTGTTCATGAAAAACGTCCGGGTGCGCAACCCCAATCTTTCCATGGACTGTGCGGACCACCTGAAAATTTATGCGGAGTTCGTGCCGAAGAAGCCGGGCGACAAGAAGCCCTCCGAACGCAAGCAGGAAAAAGAGAAGGAAAAGGAAAAAGAAGGGGAGAAGCCCCAGGTGGCCCTCCCCAACGGCGGCAATTTTGACTATAACTCCATTAAAACGGTCGCAGCCTCCGGCAACGTGAAAGCCAGCTATACCAACAAGGAGGGGGAAACCAGCAACGCCCAGGCGGACAAGATCACCTATAACGCCAAAACCGGGGAAATCATCCTGACAGGCTCCCCGGTGATTATTACGCCGGACGCCATCATCAAGAATCCGAACAAGGACGCCTTCATCCGCGTGTACTCGAACGGGAATATGTACAGCAGCCGCGGCACCAAGACCACGTTCCGCCACGTAGACAAGAAGCTTTCCGACCGGGACAAACAGAAAACCAACCGCAAGCCGTGA
- a CDS encoding LPS export ABC transporter periplasmic protein LptC: protein MMKLPFTCFLVIAMHGMAAQADTTLPAATPFAGVDKKLPMLELLPVGQVLPKVSLSRYEGPRLSMLLTASSVTVAAPQEIAASILNVYLYGKNNQTSHLFTKAASYFLDKKLVVSHTETTLKEENFSARGTGLYMDTNIKRGIILGPVQTTIRMDQRNK from the coding sequence ATGATGAAGTTACCGTTCACATGCTTTCTGGTAATTGCCATGCATGGCATGGCGGCGCAGGCGGATACCACCCTGCCCGCAGCCACGCCCTTCGCCGGCGTAGACAAGAAATTGCCCATGCTGGAGCTTCTGCCCGTAGGCCAGGTGCTCCCCAAAGTCAGCCTGTCACGGTATGAAGGGCCGCGCCTTTCCATGCTGCTGACCGCTTCAAGCGTGACCGTAGCCGCCCCGCAGGAAATTGCCGCCAGCATCCTGAACGTGTACCTGTACGGGAAGAACAACCAGACCTCCCATCTTTTCACGAAGGCTGCCTCCTACTTTCTGGACAAAAAACTGGTCGTCTCCCATACGGAGACCACCCTCAAGGAAGAGAACTTTTCCGCCAGGGGCACCGGCCTTTACATGGATACCAATATCAAGAGGGGCATCATCCTTGGCCCCGTTCAAACCACCATCCGCATGGATCAACGCAACAAGTAA
- the kdsA gene encoding 3-deoxy-8-phosphooctulonate synthase, whose product MSFYIQSVEIGGPRPFYLLGPCSLECESFVWEMARSIKSIAENLDIPLIFKASYDKANRTSITSFRGPGVREGCRILSEIGKELELPVVTDVHTAREAEIAAEYVDLLQIPAFLCRQTDLLEACAKSGRPVNIKKGQFLAPWDTVNIGEKMRAFGCDEFMMCERGTSFGYNNLVVDMRSLYWMKQEGFPVVFDATHAVQRPGGLGGTTGGDSELAPVLASAAMATGSIDGVFMEVHKDPSKALSDGPNQIPLHLLEGVLKRLQSIHQAVQS is encoded by the coding sequence ATGTCGTTTTACATTCAATCCGTTGAAATCGGCGGCCCGCGGCCGTTCTACCTCCTGGGCCCCTGCTCTCTGGAATGCGAATCCTTCGTCTGGGAGATGGCCCGCTCCATCAAGTCCATTGCGGAAAACCTGGACATCCCGCTGATTTTCAAGGCCTCCTACGACAAGGCGAACAGAACTTCCATCACGTCCTTCCGCGGACCCGGCGTACGGGAAGGCTGCCGCATCCTGTCGGAAATCGGCAAAGAGCTGGAACTGCCCGTCGTTACGGACGTGCATACGGCCCGGGAAGCGGAGATTGCCGCTGAATACGTGGACCTGCTCCAGATTCCCGCCTTCCTGTGCCGCCAGACAGATCTTCTGGAAGCCTGCGCCAAGAGCGGCCGTCCCGTGAACATCAAGAAGGGCCAGTTCCTGGCTCCGTGGGATACTGTGAACATCGGGGAAAAGATGCGCGCCTTCGGCTGTGACGAGTTCATGATGTGCGAGCGCGGCACCTCCTTCGGCTACAATAACCTGGTGGTGGACATGCGCTCCCTGTACTGGATGAAACAGGAAGGCTTCCCCGTCGTGTTTGACGCCACCCACGCAGTCCAGAGGCCCGGAGGCCTGGGCGGAACCACGGGCGGAGACAGCGAACTGGCTCCCGTGCTGGCGTCCGCCGCCATGGCGACCGGCAGCATTGACGGCGTGTTCATGGAGGTGCACAAGGATCCGTCCAAGGCTCTTTCCGACGGGCCCAACCAAATCCCCCTCCACCTGCTTGAAGGCGTGCTGAAACGCCTTCAGTCCATCCATCAGGCGGTTCAGTCATGA
- a CDS encoding sirohydrochlorin chelatase: MPKKIYKLCVSYDEAGAELRQHLADRIKLLGMDGAPVWQASFRDMQADDLPPGDGVVQIYPVFMQSGWTVTEALPEQLSAMYAERGVSPEFEFKPVWGAGEDVMPFLTVRDALGKELGPGTSLLVVAHGVVGKDLPPEPFAFLQKLRTFLWPQETDMALAYFGASPSVEEVFPRLKGNRVVVLPFLIGEGKHMREDMPSPELAEKWGKELEILPPLGAFYLQKAREYWGRERSGISAKTRD; encoded by the coding sequence ATGCCCAAAAAAATTTACAAGCTATGCGTCTCCTATGATGAGGCGGGGGCCGAACTCCGGCAGCATCTGGCGGATCGCATCAAGCTGCTGGGCATGGACGGCGCTCCCGTCTGGCAGGCTTCCTTCCGGGACATGCAGGCGGACGACCTGCCTCCGGGCGACGGGGTGGTTCAGATTTATCCAGTCTTCATGCAGAGCGGCTGGACGGTGACGGAAGCGCTGCCGGAACAATTGAGCGCCATGTATGCGGAACGCGGCGTGTCTCCGGAATTCGAATTCAAGCCGGTGTGGGGAGCTGGGGAAGACGTGATGCCCTTCCTGACCGTCCGCGACGCCCTCGGGAAAGAGCTGGGGCCGGGAACGTCCCTGCTGGTGGTGGCCCATGGAGTAGTGGGAAAGGACCTTCCTCCGGAGCCGTTCGCCTTTTTACAGAAACTGCGGACCTTTTTATGGCCGCAGGAAACGGATATGGCCCTGGCCTATTTCGGCGCTTCCCCCTCCGTGGAGGAAGTATTTCCACGTTTGAAGGGAAACAGGGTGGTAGTGCTTCCGTTCCTGATCGGGGAGGGAAAGCACATGAGGGAGGACATGCCTTCTCCGGAATTGGCGGAGAAGTGGGGCAAGGAACTGGAAATATTGCCTCCCCTGGGCGCGTTTTATTTGCAGAAGGCGCGGGAATACTGGGGAAGGGAACGTTCCGGGATTTCCGCGAAGACCCGTGATTGA
- a CDS encoding MATE family efflux transporter translates to MTKTLTSGNPAKLIFLFTIPLLIGNLFQQFYNMADTLIVGRTLGVEALAAVGCTGGLMFFILGFVIGFTAGLAIITAQRFGAGRRRAVRRSFAVCIVLSSIMTVLLTAVSVAFARPVLELLQTPPEILEAAHAYIIVISWGIGAAMLFNLLSNVLRALGDSRTPLYFLVLACVLNIALDLALILRFGMGPAGAAVATVASQLVAGLCCTAYVFKRFPILRLTRADWNMSRRYLWAHIRVALPMGFQASIIAIGAILVQFALNRLGAQSVAAFSAAQKIDMVATLPMMSFGITMATYVAQNYGARNLERIRRGVLQCNLMSVGFSIAVAAANIAWGPELIRLFVGDGEKEVVSLAQTYLNINASMYWVLALLFVFRYTLQGLGQSIVPTFAGVMELCMRALAAIVLARCLGFTGASMASPAAWIGSCVPLAIAYYFTSRKLARSMKQGFPPCREEEPGAVRQAA, encoded by the coding sequence ATGACCAAGACCCTGACAAGCGGCAATCCCGCCAAATTGATTTTCCTGTTTACCATTCCCCTGCTGATCGGCAACCTGTTCCAGCAGTTTTACAACATGGCGGACACCCTGATCGTGGGCCGCACGCTGGGCGTGGAAGCCCTGGCCGCCGTGGGCTGCACAGGCGGCCTGATGTTTTTCATCCTCGGCTTCGTCATCGGATTCACGGCGGGGCTGGCTATCATCACGGCCCAGCGCTTTGGAGCGGGCCGCAGGCGGGCGGTGCGGCGCAGCTTTGCCGTCTGCATCGTCCTGAGTTCCATCATGACCGTCCTGCTGACCGCCGTCAGCGTCGCCTTCGCTCGTCCCGTTCTGGAACTGCTGCAAACTCCTCCGGAAATCCTGGAGGCGGCCCACGCCTACATCATCGTCATTTCCTGGGGCATCGGCGCAGCCATGCTGTTCAACCTCCTCTCCAACGTTCTCCGCGCCCTCGGGGACAGCCGGACGCCCCTCTATTTCCTGGTTCTGGCCTGCGTACTGAACATTGCGCTGGACCTGGCGCTGATCCTGCGGTTCGGCATGGGACCCGCGGGGGCTGCCGTCGCCACCGTAGCCTCCCAACTGGTTGCGGGCCTCTGCTGCACCGCCTACGTTTTTAAAAGGTTTCCCATTCTCCGGCTGACCAGGGCGGACTGGAACATGAGCCGCCGCTACCTCTGGGCGCATATCCGCGTGGCCCTTCCCATGGGGTTCCAGGCATCCATCATCGCCATTGGCGCCATTCTGGTGCAGTTTGCCCTCAACCGGCTGGGAGCGCAGTCAGTAGCGGCTTTCAGCGCGGCCCAGAAAATCGACATGGTGGCGACGCTGCCCATGATGTCCTTCGGCATCACGATGGCTACGTACGTGGCCCAGAATTACGGAGCCAGGAATCTGGAGCGCATCCGCCGGGGCGTTCTCCAGTGCAACCTGATGTCCGTGGGGTTCAGCATCGCCGTAGCCGCCGCCAATATTGCCTGGGGACCGGAACTGATCCGGCTGTTCGTGGGAGACGGGGAGAAGGAAGTCGTCAGCCTGGCCCAGACCTACCTGAACATCAATGCCTCCATGTACTGGGTGCTGGCGCTCCTCTTTGTCTTCCGCTACACGCTGCAAGGGCTGGGCCAGAGCATCGTGCCCACCTTCGCGGGCGTCATGGAGCTGTGCATGCGCGCCCTGGCCGCCATCGTGCTGGCCCGCTGCCTGGGCTTCACCGGAGCCAGCATGGCGAGCCCCGCCGCCTGGATCGGCTCCTGCGTGCCTCTCGCCATCGCCTATTACTTCACCAGCAGAAAGCTGGCGCGGTCCATGAAGCAGGGCTTCCCTCCCTGCCGTGAGGAAGAGCCGGGAGCCGTCCGGCAGGCCGCGTGA
- the rpsB gene encoding 30S ribosomal protein S2: MINDLINQMVEAGVHLGHQTRKWHPSMKKYLLKDKAGIHIINLEETEKCLDKACSFLADLARRNKKILFVGCKRQAQEAVREAAEATGQYYVNHRWLGGMLTNMSTIRKSIERLSYLEGIEKTPEFKSMSKKELAALDRERQKLERNLQGIRNMGGAPDAMVAIGADHEDIAIREAHRLNIPVCVLVDTNADPKEIDFPIPGNDDAVRSIRLVLDCIVKAINEGKGAPAEA; encoded by the coding sequence ATGATTAATGATCTGATTAACCAGATGGTTGAAGCCGGTGTTCATTTGGGCCACCAGACCCGCAAATGGCACCCCAGCATGAAGAAGTACCTTCTCAAGGACAAGGCCGGTATCCATATCATCAACCTTGAAGAAACGGAAAAATGCCTGGACAAGGCTTGCTCCTTCCTGGCCGATCTGGCACGCCGCAACAAGAAGATCCTCTTCGTCGGCTGCAAGCGCCAGGCCCAGGAAGCCGTCCGCGAAGCCGCGGAAGCCACTGGTCAGTACTACGTCAACCATCGCTGGCTGGGCGGCATGCTCACCAACATGAGCACGATCCGCAAGAGCATCGAACGCCTTTCCTACCTTGAAGGGATTGAAAAGACCCCGGAATTCAAGAGCATGTCCAAGAAGGAACTGGCCGCTCTGGACCGCGAACGCCAGAAGCTGGAACGCAACCTTCAGGGCATCCGCAACATGGGCGGCGCTCCGGACGCCATGGTAGCCATCGGCGCCGATCATGAAGACATCGCCATCCGCGAAGCCCACCGTCTGAACATTCCCGTCTGCGTTCTGGTTGACACCAACGCCGACCCGAAGGAAATCGATTTCCCGATTCCCGGCAACGACGACGCCGTCCGTTCCATCCGTCTGGTCCTTGACTGCATTGTCAAGGCCATCAACGAAGGCAAGGGCGCTCCCGCCGAAGCCTAA
- the tsf gene encoding translation elongation factor Ts, whose product MAEITAALVKALRDKTDAGMMDCKKALNECNGDMEAAVKYLREKGIAKAAAKADRDAKEGVIRAAVAPCGCSGIILELNCETDFCAKGDKFQGLVNDVAKALMDSKASTLEEALQVAMPEGTTEEYIKAMCSSIGENMALRKFARLTVDGSGAVVSYIHMGGKVGVLLSIKAGKEETVKSDAFKALAKDLTLHIAAAAPKSVSSDSLDPAFVAEEQEIAKQQLIQEGKPEHLLEKILPGKLKALYAQSCLLNQGFVKDPNVTVDALLKQVGKELGDDVSVVSFVRYQLGA is encoded by the coding sequence ATGGCAGAAATTACTGCAGCTCTCGTCAAGGCCCTCCGCGACAAAACGGACGCCGGCATGATGGATTGCAAGAAAGCCCTCAACGAATGCAACGGCGACATGGAAGCCGCTGTGAAGTATCTTCGCGAAAAGGGCATTGCCAAGGCTGCCGCCAAGGCTGACCGCGATGCCAAGGAAGGCGTGATCCGCGCCGCCGTGGCTCCCTGCGGCTGCTCCGGCATCATCCTTGAACTCAACTGTGAAACGGACTTCTGCGCCAAGGGCGACAAGTTCCAGGGCCTGGTGAACGATGTTGCCAAGGCTCTCATGGATTCCAAGGCCTCCACGCTGGAGGAAGCCCTCCAGGTTGCCATGCCCGAAGGCACTACGGAAGAATACATCAAGGCCATGTGCAGCTCCATCGGTGAAAACATGGCTCTGCGCAAGTTCGCCCGCCTCACGGTGGACGGCTCCGGCGCTGTGGTCTCCTACATCCACATGGGCGGCAAGGTTGGCGTTCTGCTGTCTATCAAGGCCGGCAAGGAAGAAACCGTCAAGTCTGACGCGTTCAAGGCTCTTGCCAAGGACCTGACCCTGCACATTGCCGCCGCCGCTCCCAAGAGCGTCAGCTCCGACAGCCTGGACCCCGCCTTCGTGGCTGAGGAACAGGAAATCGCCAAGCAGCAGCTCATCCAGGAAGGCAAGCCCGAACACCTGCTGGAAAAGATTCTTCCCGGCAAGCTGAAGGCCCTGTACGCCCAGTCCTGCCTGCTGAACCAGGGATTTGTTAAGGATCCCAACGTCACGGTGGACGCCCTGCTCAAGCAGGTCGGCAAGGAACTCGGCGATGACGTCTCCGTCGTCTCCTTCGTCCGCTACCAGCTCGGCGCGTAA
- a CDS encoding ATP-binding cassette domain-containing protein — protein sequence MAFLELDHVSVVFPAVQGLLSSRKPASVVAVDGVSLSVEKGEILGLVGESGCGKSTLSRTVMLLQKPTEGRIFLEGEELTALSASEVRKRRPDFQMIFQDPYASLNPRFTVYATLKEALECRSRKRSFSQMRDEVAELMERVGLNPSLMRKYPHEFSGGQRQRVAIARALAPEPRLVIADEPVSALDVSIQSQILNLLIALARDLNLTMIFISHDLSVVHYIADRIAVMRKGRIVEYGEADEVFSSPSHEYTQALLAAVPRL from the coding sequence ATGGCTTTTCTGGAACTGGATCATGTGAGCGTTGTCTTTCCTGCGGTGCAGGGGCTGCTCTCCTCCCGCAAACCGGCGTCTGTGGTGGCGGTGGACGGGGTGTCCCTGTCCGTGGAGAAAGGAGAAATCCTTGGGCTGGTAGGGGAGTCCGGCTGTGGCAAGTCCACTCTGTCCCGCACGGTGATGCTGCTCCAGAAGCCTACGGAGGGACGCATTTTTCTGGAAGGAGAGGAACTGACGGCTCTTTCCGCCTCCGAGGTCAGGAAGCGCCGTCCGGATTTTCAAATGATTTTCCAGGACCCCTACGCTTCCCTGAATCCCCGTTTCACGGTGTATGCGACGTTGAAGGAGGCGTTGGAATGCCGCAGCCGCAAAAGATCTTTCTCACAGATGAGGGACGAGGTGGCGGAACTGATGGAAAGGGTGGGCCTGAATCCCTCCCTGATGCGCAAGTATCCCCATGAATTTTCCGGAGGCCAGCGCCAGCGCGTAGCCATCGCGCGTGCCTTGGCTCCGGAACCCCGGCTGGTCATTGCGGATGAACCCGTTTCTGCGCTGGACGTCTCCATCCAGTCCCAGATTTTGAACCTTCTCATCGCTCTGGCCCGCGACTTGAACCTGACCATGATCTTCATTTCCCATGATTTGTCCGTGGTTCATTACATTGCGGACCGTATTGCCGTGATGCGCAAGGGCCGCATCGTGGAATACGGGGAGGCGGACGAAGTTTTTTCCTCCCCCTCCCACGAGTACACCCAGGCGTTGCTTGCCGCAGTGCCGCGGCTGTAG